ACGTGCTCGGCGACCTGCGCCAGATTCAGGAGCTCAATGCCTGGCCCGACTCGCTCGTGGGGGCCTGGAGGTGCGCCTGCGCGACTTTGCGCAGCTCGACCACACCTTCGACCAGTTTTACGAGCAGCTGCCCTACGAGGTGCGCATCGAAAAAACGACCGACCAGTATGCGCAGCTCTTCGACTGGCTTCAGCTGCTGAATCGCAACGTGATTATCTTCCTTATTCTGATAATATTTGTAGCTACCTTTAATATGGTTGCCACTATATTTATCATGATTCTGGAGCGTACCAAGATGATTGGTATCCTGAAAGCGGTAGGCGCTACCGATAACCAGATTCGGGGCATGTTTTTCTTTCGCGGCGTCTCCATTACGCTCCGGGGGCTGGTTATTGGCAATGTTATCGCGCTCGGCTTCTGTGCCTTGCAATATTATTTCCGCATCATTCCGCTCGACCCCGAAAATTATTATATGGACCGGGTGCCCATTGCCTGGAGCCCCGCGGTAATGGTGCTGCTCAATGCCGCTACGCTGGTCGCTTCCGTGCTATCGGTGCTGATTCCTACCTATATGATAGCCCGCATCAAGCCTATGGTCGCCATCCGGTTTGACTAGCCGCCTTCAGCGCCAGGTTGAGGAACTACGCGGCAAAAAAACGACGTTGAGCGACAAAACCCGGCGCGTTAAGCGAACAAGGTGTAATTTAGCGGGGCCAATTGGGCTGTTCAAAAATAAAAACCGGGTGCAACCTGTTTAGTGCTCCGTACGCTCTCTTGGGTATAACAACTTTCCTTTTTTCATGAAAAACTTTCCTCGGCTAGCCGGCCGTTTGCTGGCCCTGATGCTGGTAGCTGGCAGCCTCGGCCTGAGCAGCTGCACCAATTCCGATACCACACCGGTGCTAGGCAACTGGACTGTCGGTAACTCATTTGCCGGTACGGCCCGCAGCAATGCCGTAAGCTTCGTTATCAATAACATCGCCTACGTTGGCACAGGTATTGATGCCAATAGCAAGCGCTATAATGACTTCTATGCCTACAACCCGAAAACCGGTAGCTGGACGCAGGTAACGCCACTGCCGGCTACGGCCCGCTACAATGCTGTAGCCTTTACGGCGGCCGGCAAAGGCTACGTTGGCACCGGCTACGACGGCACCAACTCCGATGTTAACAAAAACTACCTGAGCGACTTCTGGCAGTTTGACCCCACCGTTAATACTGCCACCACCACCGGTACTACTACTATAACCACTACGGGTAGCTGGAAGCGCGTAGCCGACTTTCCAATGCCTAACGGGTTAGGCCGCTACAGCGCGGTGGCTGCCAGCGTAAATGATATTGGCTACGTAGGCTGCGGCTACGATGGCAACTTCGAGAAAGACTTTTATCAGTACGACCCGAAGGCCAACACCTGGGCCCCGCTGGCCAATGGCTTCCCCGGCAACAAGCGCATGGGTGCCCTGGCCTTCACTATCAATGGCCAGATGTATGTAGGAACAGGTACCAACAACAGCCAGTATAATACCGATTTCTGGGCTTATAACCCGGCTGGCGGCGGCACCTGGACGCAAAAGCGCTACCTGGCCAATATCAGCACCTCAACCGATTCGTATGACTATAGCGCTGTGGCGCGGGCCTATGCGTCTTCCTTCGTGATAGGTAACCTCGGCTACGTAACGGTGGGCAGCAGCAGCGCTGTTAAAACCGACTGCTATGCCTACGACCCCACTATGGATACCTGGACGGCTACCAATCCCTTTTACTTCACCACGGGCGGCGGGGCTGGTCGTAACTCGGCCGTGTCGTTTGGTATCGGCAATTATGGCTACGTAGGTACCGGTGCCTCGGGTAGCACGCGATTTGATGATTTCTGGCAGTTTGACCCAAGTGCAGCGCAGCAGTAGTATTGCTGGCTCGTGCCAGCTAAGGCGCTGGTACCAGTGGCCCTGGGTGCTGTTGCTGGCCCTGGGGCTACTGGCTACCGGCTGCTCGCAAGATGTGAGCAACATTGGGGTGGGCCTGCCCACCGCCAATACCAACACGGGGGCTTACCTCGTGGATACGCTCACTATCCGAAGCTCTACCGTGCTGCGCGATTCGGTGGTTACTTCCAATACGAACTCGCTACTCGTGGGCCGCTACACCGACCCGCAGCTGGGTACCATTACGGCCAAGAGCTTTGTGCGCCTGGGCTTAACGAGTTCCTTTATCCCGGACCCTACCGCGGTGTACGACTCATTGACGCTGGTACTTACCCTCGACAATTACCGGTATGGCGATACAACCAAGACGCAGTCGCTGGTAGAGGTGCATCGGTTTACCGACCCCAACAATGCCATTTCTGCTACGAAGGTGTCGTTTGCCTCGCCCCGCCTTACACCCCCGCCCAGCTACAGCCCCACGCTGCTCAACTACGATACTATTCAGCGCAAGAACGTAGCGCCGATTGCTCGGGCCCGGCCTACGCTCACTTCGTTGCGCCTGCATCTGGACAATAACCTGGGGCGCCAGCTACTCGCCGCTGGCCAGCGTGGCCAGCTAAGTACGCAGGATGCGCTGGATAGCTACCTGCCGGGTATTGCGCTCACCCCAGCGCCTACCGACGACGCCACTATTATCCGGCTGAGTGCCACCTCGAGTGGGGCGGGTATTACGCTCTACTATCACCTGCCTACCGACCCCACGACGGTGCTTAGCACCTTTTTCTCGTTTGCAGCCGGCAACCGTCACTTTTACCAGGTAACAGCCGACCGTAGTACCGCGGGCGCCACCAGCAGTACCAACTTCCCGCAAATGTCGCTACAGGCAGTTCCGGCCGCGCTTACCGGGCAGCAAACCTTCGTTGAAGGTGCGCTGGGCCTGCAAACCCGGCTCGATTTCCCGTATCTGACCGATATTCAGCAGTATGGCGCTCATATTACCGTAACCAGCGCGCAGCTAATTGCGCCGGTGCCGGCCTTTAGCGTTCTGCAGTCGCCGTTTGTGCCCGCTCCGCCCCCGCTTATTGTTACGGTTGCCGATGGCAGTAACCGTGTGCAAGCTACTTACCTGGCCAACGTGCCATACATGTCAGGCATTTCTTCGCTCACCGGCTTGCAGCAGGGCTATTACCAATGGTCGATAGCTACTTACGTCCAACAGGTGCTCAACCGCAATGTGCCAAATAATGGCTTGCTGCTGGGGTCGGTTACCTCTGCGCTACCCGACCGCGTCGTACTGGGAAGCGCTCAGAATAAAGATAGCAAGCTCCAGCTCCAGCTCTACTTCATAACCGTGAAGTAAAGCTTGCCGCAGTTAGCTGCGATTGCCAGCTGGCCGGGCTACGTATAAGCGTAGCCCGGCCAGCTGGCAATCTTTTTTTGAGCAGGCTGATAACCAGAAGTTAATAAGAGCACGTCAAAAAAAGACAACTAACTCCTACCTACTTCCTGTTAAAGGAGCGTGTCTGAACAACTTTCCCCTTCCGCTGCCCGCCCCGACCTGCTGCGCGTGTCATACGACGACTACCGCGCCTTACCCGCCATCGCTAACTCCGACCTCTCGCGCCTGCGCGATGCCTTGGATGGCCGCCCGCCGCGGCTCGATTCGGGCTCGGGGGCACTGAGCTTTGGTACTGCGTTTCATACGGCCCTGCTGGAACCTGCCGAGTATCAGGCTGGCCAGCCGGGCCTCAACGATACGCTCGTCTGGTGGCTGGTAGAGGGGGTCAAGCTGAATACGGAGCTGCGCCGCCTGCTCGAAAATGGCGTGACGGAGCGTAGTGCCGTATTTAGTGAGCCCGAAACCGGTACGCTTTGCAAGCTGCGCGCCGACCTGGTGCTCGACCAGCCCGGCCTGCCTTATACAGTGGTAGATTTTAAAACCACGATGGCGCGCGACGCCGAACACTTTCGGTGGCAATGCTCAGCCTACGACTACGACCGGCAGGCGGCCTTTTACACCGATGCCCTGCGGGCCGAGCGATTTTTACTGGTGGGCGTGCAGAAAGTAGAGCCTTTTGGCGTCTTTCCCCTCGAAGTGCCTCCCGCTATGCTGGCCGAAGGACGCCGCAAGTATAAGCACCTGCTACAGCTGCTGCGCGCTCCCGGTACGGCTCCTGCCTATCGCGCAGAGGCAGTGCAGGCAGCCGTGACGGCACTCGGTTTGTAGCTAGCGCAGCTTTCAGGCGCGTGTACACGGTGTAGCCGCGCTCACCCAGCCCCTCTCCAAAGAGCAGAGTGCCAGATAAAAAATGTATTAATATGATAAAATATATTAAATTATTAATTAATATATTTTAAACAATATTTTGCCGCCTGGCTGATAGTTCGCGCAGTAGCTGCCGCAAAGCGGCTGGCTCGTGGAGCTGCCGCACCAGTAGGGCCAGGTAGTCGGTTTCGGCGCGAAGGTCGCGCTTTAGCTGGCGCAGGCGAGTGCGCTGCTGCTTTTCGGTGCCACTCCACGGTGCGTTTTCCACTGGCCGCTGGGCGGTGGCCAGTTCCTGAGTCAGTTGAGTGTACTGCTGCTTCAGAGCGGCCGTATAGCGCTCCAGGAGCACTGCTGCTTCCGTGCCGGGCTCCCCAACTGCTTCCGACTCGGCCAGTAACGTAAGCAGCGCGGCCAGGTCGGCAGCGGCATAAGCTGCCGTGATGCGTTGCATTAGCTCAGTTTGAGTCTGCTGGGTGGTCGCATCGGCCCGAGCGGCCCGGTCTGGATGGTGCAGGCGGGCCAGCTGGCGATAAGCTGCTTTGGTATGCTGTAGCAGGTCGTGGCTTTCATTCGCACGGGTTTTTAGCTGCTCCTCAGCCTTGGCGCGGGCGCGCTGCTGACGGCGGGCGCGGGCCAGGGCGGCCGCCTGCTCGTGGGGCAGCTCGGGTGGAGCAGCTGACGCGGCAGGGAGCGGTGGCTCGGAGAGTGGAACGGCGGCCGGCGCGTAGCGGGCCAGCACTTCAGTCTCATCTTCCCCAAACCGTTCCTGTAAGCTTAACGCATTGTGCACCAGCAGTTCCGTTACTTGCACTTCTTCGGCGCGCGTAAGATAGCCGCTGGTCAGGGCTACTTCCAGCGGCGCATATAAGCTTCGTCGGGCCGCTACCGCCGCCACGGCCACCGGCCCCACCTGCCGCCAGTACGTTTGGCGGGCAGCCGCCTGCGAGGCGAGTAGCACCCGCAACTGCTCGCGTAGCGCATTTACGGCCTCAATGGCCTGGCGAAAGGCCTGCTGAGCTACCGAAGCCGTGCCCTGCGGGGCAGCCTGGTCGGGTAAAAACTGGCGGCGAAGAGCAGAGAAATCGGACACGTAATAGCAGAAATAGCAGCCTGAGAGAATCCTATGTTTGAGCCGTGGCTTAAACATAGGATTCTCTCAGGCTGAGCTGAATGAAGGCGCGGTGCGCAAGTCCCTGGCTGCTCATGGCATCGAGCTGATTGGGGGCGGCCTACATGAAGCGTATTCATACCGTAATGGCCAACCAGCGCGAGCTGGTGGAGGTGCCCGGCTCATTTACCCCAAAAATCATGCGCATGGGCGGTGCATAAAAAAGATGACTACGCTAAATCCGGTTCGGGGAACCATTTCGTAAGAAGGATAGGCTCGCCAGAGCCGTGTTTTCATAGCTCAGGAAAGCCCGCTGCCTTTGGCTGCGGGTTTTTTATTGTCTGGGCTGGCTCGGCGGCCGGCAGCACAAGCACCGCATCGCCCACCCGCAAGCGGCCCCCCTGCGCAATATGCGCCGTGAGACCGCCGTGGCCGCGCATGGCATTGTAGCCGCCCGCCCCCAGCTCTTCTTCCATGCGTGAGCAGGGATGGCACTCACCAGTAATGTCAAGAATAACCTCGTTGCCGAGCTGAATCTGCCGGCCTTTGAGGGCCAGCAGGTTAAGGCCGCTGATAACGAGATTTCGGCGGAGCCGGCCGGGCGCTAGCGGGCCGGGCAAGCCCAGAAATCCCGCTACGGCCGCCAGGTGCTCGTGCTGAATAAGGGTAATCTGCCGCTTGCCGCCCGCCTTCGGGCTGGCGTGGTCGCCGGCCAGGTGCCGGTCGGTAATGACCTCGGCCTCAGCTACCGCCTCCAGCGCGGCGCGGCGGGCCGGGCGCAGCCCTATCCATTCGAGCCGCCCCTGCTGGGGCAGCGTAGCCAGCAGCCGCGCAACCGTCGATTTATCATCGCCAAAAAAAGGAAAAGCCATTGGGTAAAAAATAACGGGTGAGGGTAAGAATGGGAGGGTTGGGAGATTTAGTATAGTCTGATAATAATGTTCTAGTAATTGCCTAAAGTTCGTCGGGCGTGCCGAAGCCCTCGCGTATCTCGGGGTGGCTAATCTGACCGCCCAGGTTGCCGGCCCTTGCCAGCAGCCCGAAGCTAAGCGCAGCGCCTAGCGCCGTAAGCCACACCAGCTGCCGCGCCCGACTAGCCTGCTGCCCAAGCTGCAGCAGGGTCAGCAGCGCCAGCGTGCCGGTAGCAGCCAGCACCCAGTAGCCCAGGCGGGCCGCCTGCGCGTGGTGCTGAATCAGGGCCTGGCTCACGCGGGGCATGTCTTTGACTACCTGGGCGGCGCCCGGCCCCGTTAGCTGCGCGGGCAAACCGGCCACCACCGCCAGCACCAGCGCCCAAAGGCCGGCCCGCAATACGGCATCCTGCCGCCAGCCTAAGCCCGCCAGCAGTAGCAGCAACCCCCCCAAAGCTCCAAAAATCGGGGCGTGATTGAAAAGCAGGTGCCAATGTGCCTGGTTCATAAAACAGAGGGAAAGCCCAGGCATTAGCCCAGTCTAGTGTTTAAAACTTAAAGGTACAAGCACCAACCCCAGGGCAGCCCTTGCGTATTGATTGGTAGAATGTGCCGGCCACTATTCCCGCTCCGGCTCCGAGTTCTTACACTTTTTAGTTTTTCCTTATGGCTACGAAAGCCCCAGCTAAAGCCTCTGTTAAAGGCGTCACCAATCTGAAGGGTGCCGGCCAGCCTCAGTCCAACTCTGCCGTCAATATTCAGCCCCTGCTCAACCAGCAGCTGAAGGCACCCTCGCCTACGCAGCGCTTTGGCACGGTGAGCCAGCGCCTGCCCATCGGCCTCACCGATGAGGTGCGCCTGGCCAGCGTAAACATGCTCAACCAGCTGCTGGCCGATACTATTTCGCTGCGCGATTTGTATAAAAAGCACCATTGGCAGGTGGTAGGCCCCACGTTCTACCAGCTGCACCTGCTCTACGATAAGCACTACGAGGAGCAGGCCGAGCTGGTCGATACGATTGCCGAGCGCATCCAGATTCTGGGCGGCGTAGCCGTGGCAATGGCCGCCGACGTAGCTGAAACCACCAGCATTCCGCGCCCCCCGCGCGACCGCGAGGAGGCTCCCGTGCAGGTGTCGCGCCTGCTCGAAGCCCACCAGATTATCCTGAAGAACTGCCACGACTACGCTAAAAAAGCCGATGATGCCGGCGACGACGGCACCAACGACCTGATTGTGAGCAACGTGATGCGTACCAATGAGCTACAGGTATGGTTCGTGTCGGAGCACATTGTGGAGTCGCCGCTCACGCGGGCCGAGTAACAAGAAAAAGAGTACCAACAAGCGGGGTCAAATATAAATAATAATATGTATTGTTACTTATGATTTGACCCCGCTTGTTGGTAAGCTACTGGCGCTATTGGCGGTGAGCGGCTAGTTTTTCATGGTGGTTATCTTCAGCTTCTTCCACCGAGTGCGTTTCACCCAAGTCGTTGTCGGCCTTGGCTTTGTCGGCCAGCAGGCAATAAAACTGGTGAATAAGCCGGATTTCTTCTTCCGAAAAGTCCTGGGCGTTGATGAGGCGGTTGCTCGCCCCCTTGGTAGCGGCCAGCAGCTCGTTTAGCTTGAGGTGTAGTACCAGCGAGTCTTTGTTTTGCGCTCGCTGAATCAGAAATACCATCAAAAAGGTGATGATGGTGGTGCCGGTATTAATCACTAGCTGCCAGGTTTCGGAATAGTGAAAAAGCGGCCCCGACAGTGCCCATACCAGCACAATACCGACGGCGCTCACAAACACCGAGGTTGTGCCCGAGTACCGGGTAGTTTGTTCCGCAAAGCGGCCGAAGAAAGAAGTCCTGTTCGCTACCTGGGGAGAGTCGGCCATTGAGAATAGTAGAAAAAAATGTAAGCTGCGAGCAGGAGCTAATATCCTGCCAAGTAAGCGATAAAGCTATGAGTAGTGCCTGAGCCTCCACTTTTTTAGGCGTAAAATGCCCCAGGCAATTTGCAAAAGCAAGCCGGCGTAGTACATTTGCACCCGCTTCGCCGCCTCAGCGAAGCCGGCCCTGAGCCGACTACAAAGTTGCCGATTGCTTTTTGCGCACGTGGTGAAACTGGTAGACACGCCATCTTGAGGGGGTGGTGCCTTCGGGTGTGGGAGTTCGAATCTCCCCGCGCGCACGCAATAGTAAAAAAGCCCGCTGCCAAGCGGGCTTTTTTATGCCTGGTTATGTTCAAAAGGGTTACCGGGGACTACCAATATCACCCGTTCGCGCTCTACCAGTACCTGGCCGGGCAAAGCGCCTTTGGGCTTGCGCACAAATTTTTTAGGAGTCACCGTAACCGGGCATAGTGAGTCGTGCTGGCGGCGCGAGTACCAGCCGGCCAGCTGCGCGGCGCGCCCTATTACCGGCTCCGGTATAGCCTGGCCCGACCGATGCCGGATAACCACGTGAGAGCCGCTCACGTCCTTGGCGTGCAGCCACAGGTCGTCTTTATGAGCATATTTCTGGGTAAGCAGGTCGTTGTTCTGCGCATTACGACCTACCAATATGGTGAATTCCATATATTCAAACACCTTGAAGGGTAGCTCGGCTCCGGCCTTGCCCGCTGCTGGAGCCGGGTCGAGGGCGTGTAGCTTGCGCCAGGCCCGCAGGCTGCGCAGCTCGTGCAGGGCATCCAGCTCTTCAAGCAGCTCCAGGGCGTGCATTGCCTCAGCTTCGCGGCTGCTGATGCGGGCTTGCAGCTGGCGCTCTTCGATTTGCTGGTTTTTGGCTTTGCGGTAAAGGTTTTCGGCGGTTCGCTGAGGCTTTTCGAGGGGCTTTAGCTTGACTACAACTTCCTTATTGGTGTAAAAGTCGACGGCTTCGAGCTGGGCGGCACCCGGCGCAATGGCATGCAGGTTGGCCATGATAAGGTCGGCACGGTGGCGATAACCGGCCTCGTGGGCCAGCGCCCGCAACCGCTGGCTGGCCAGGTGGGCGCTGGTGCCGGCTTCCTCGGCGCGGCGCGTAAGCAGCTGCCGCAGCTGCCGGCGCTCGGCTTCGAGCGCGCGGCGGGCCAGTGCCAGCGGTATAAATCGCCGCAGGGCAGCCACCGGGTCGGTGCCGGGCAGCGTTTCCAGGATTTCGCCCAGCGGCATCAGGCTCAGGCGCGTGCGGCCGTCGAGGTAGATAAAATAATAAGCCGTGGGACTTTCCAGCTCGGCCAGCAATTCGGTAGCCAGCTGCTGTTTTTGCTCAGTTGGCGCTTCTTCGTAGCCGCGCTGCTCGCGCAGAAAACGGGCCGGCAGGTCGGCCAGGGCAGGTGGCAGCTTGCCGGGCGCGCCGGCCATCGGTACTACGTAGCTGGTGCCCGGTGCGGCGGGTCGCAGGTCGGCATCGGTGGCATAGCGCTGATGAAACAGCTGCGGCGTCGCTGTCGGGCTGGCCCGGAATATAGCGTTCGGGCGTGGCCCGTAGAGCTTGAACACCAGCGTGGCCGCGTCTTCTTCAAAGTTGACTTGTAATACCCGGTCTTGCGGCCAGGCCTCAACACTGGCCACGGTGCGGCCTAGCAGCTCGGGCAGCAAATCGACCGAATTCTGGCGGGCGCGGTGGAAGGTTTCGGGCAGGGCCAGGGCGGGGAAGCCGGCCCCGAGCTGCGCCTTCAGCCAGTACTCGGTACCGGCTTCGCTTAGCAGGCCAAGTACCAGCTCATCTTTTTCCTGCGAAAAGCAGCTGGCCACGCGGCAGCCACGCAGCCGCGCGGTGAGGGCCGGGGCCAGCTGCCGCAGGAAGTAGTAGTTGGTATGCATAAGGTAAGCAGCGCCGGAATTGCCTATACCTCCACCTGCAGCCCATCGTAGGCCAGGCGCACCCACGGAGGCAGGGTAGCTTCTACTTCGCGGTGGCGGCCCAGCTGGTGGCTGATGTGGGTAAGGTAGGCCCGGCGTGGCTTCAGCTCTTCCAGAATAGCCACGGCCTGGCCGAGCGTGAAGTGTGAGATGTGCGGCTCGTGGCGCAGGGCATTGAGCACGATGGTGTCGGCCCCGCGCAGCTGCTCCAGGGTGCTGGCGGGCAGGTAGTTGGCATCGGTAAGATACGCCAGGCCGCCCAGCCGGAAGCCCAGCACGGGTAGCTTGTGGTGCAGGGCCCGCAGCGGCTGCACGGCCAGCCCCAGCACGTCAAACGGCTGCTGGTCGTCGGTAATCGGGTGCAGGCTCACCTGCGGGACGCCGGGGTACTTGTGCTCGGCAAACACGTAGGCAAACTCGCGCTTGAGCTGCTCAAGTACCCGCGCCTCGGCGAAGAGGGGCATTTCCTGCTGCTGCCGAAAATTAAACGCCCGCACATCGTCGAGGCCGGCGGTGTGGTCCTTGTGCTCGTGCGTGTACAGAATACCGTCGAGGTGGCTGATGTGCGCCCGCAGCATTTGCTGCCGGAAGTCGGGCCCGGTATCGATAACCAGGCTGCGGCCTTCCACGGCCAGGTGCGCCGATACGCGCAGCCGCTGGTCGCGGTAGTCGAGCGAGCGGCATACGGGGCAGGAACAGCCAATCATTGGCACCCCCGACGAAGTGCCCGTTCCCAGAAAGGTTAGTCTCATGCTGCGATAAGTGTCGGGTAGCCGCCGGCCACCAGCTTTTCGGCGGCGAAGAAAGGCACAAAGCTAACCGCCAGGCGCGACTAGTGGCCGGCGGTCAGCTAGCCGATGTATTGCCGCACCATACGAACCAGGGCATCAAAGTCGAGCGGCTTGGGCAGGTAGTCGGTTATGCCGGCTTCCTGAAACTGCTCCAGGGAATAGTTGTTTGCATTGCCCGTAATGGCGATAATGGGTAGCCCCTGGATATGGGGGTCAGCGTGGCTGCGAATTTCGCGGGTGCATTCTATACCGTTTTTTATTGGTATATTAATATCCATTAATACTCCGTCAATAGCATTGTTTTCCAGTTGGCGTAGCACTTCGCCGCCATTCTTGGCCAGCACCACGCGATACTTCTGCTGTTCCAGAATTTTACGGGTAAGACTGATAATAACCGAGCTGTCTTCGGCAATCAGGATAGTTTTCGGTTGAGGGTCAGGAGCCATTTGAAGGTAGAAGAGGTAGAGAGGAGGAAAAAAAGATAGTTGGACGCAAGCAATAATAAGTGATAAAATAAGTAGAGCCACAAATTACCCTGTTGAGGAAGATGCTTTGGCAGTAAGCAAAGCGGGATAATGGGTCACAAAGTGCTGAAAAAGCTGGTTTAGCTTTGCCAGCCCGTCAGTTAGGCTGCGGGTTTCGTGGCGCTTAATTGTCTGCTCCAGCAGCAGGGCCTGGGCAGCCAGGCTGGTGAGCCCCAGGGTACCGGCGGTTCCTTTCAGCTGGTGCAGCAGCGGGTGCAGGCCCGGCAGGTCGAGCGCCTGCCAGCGGGCGTCAGCTTCGGTGAGCAGCGCACTGGTTTCGGTCACAAACTCAGCATACAGCTCGGCAGCAAACCCTTCCCCGGCAAGCTGGTGCAGCTGGGTGAGCACTTCAGGGTCAATAATCGTAACGGCTACCGGCGAGGCCGTCGGCACAGCCACGGAAACAGTCGTAGAAGTCCAGCGCGCCAGCGTCTGGGCCAGCTGCTGGTGTTTGACGGGCTTGGCTAGGTAGTCGTCGAGGCCGGCTTGCACAAAGCGGGCGGCATCGTCGGCCATTGAGTAGGCCGTCATGGCTACGATGGGCGGGCTGCTCTCACCCAATTGGGCCTTTATAGCGCGGGTAGCGGCAATGCCATCGAGGCCCGGCATCTGGATATCCATCAGAATAAGCTGATAGGCCGCGCCGGGGGCGGTGGCGCGGGCAATGGCTTCGTAGCCATCGCTGGCTACATCAACCTCGCAGTGCAGCTTGGCCAACAGGCGGGCGGCTACCTTCTGGTTAATGGCGTTGTCATCAACCAGCAGAATACGAGGGCGTTGGCTGGCAGTAGGCTCCGCAATAGCGGGCAGCTCCGGCGTCGGCTCAGCCACCGGAGCCATAGCCGATATCTGGCAGCGGATAGTAAACCAGAAAATACTGCCTTCGCCGGTGTTTGACAGCACCCCGATAGTGCCTCCCAGCAGCTCGGCCAGCTCCTTGCTGATAGCCAGCCCCAGGCCCGTGCCGCCATAGGCTTTGCTGGGAGTGGTGTCGAGCTGGGTAAAGCTGGTAAAGAGCCGGGCCGCATCGTTGGGCGAAATGCCAATACCCGAGTCCTGCACCGCAAAGCGCAGCGTGCAGAACTCGCCCTCGGTACGCACCACCGACCCCACCACCGTTACCGTGCCCTGGGGCGTAAACTTGATGGCATTGGCCACCAGGTTGGCCAGAATCTGGAGCAGGCGGGTTTCGTCGGTGACGACAAAAGCCGGCATATCGGGCGTGAGCAGGTAAGTAAACCGGATGTTTTTCTGGCTGGCCCGGTACGAAAACAGGGCGCTCAGGCGGTCGAGCATCGGTGCCAGTGCCAGCGGCGCTTCCTGAAGGCGCATCTTGCCCGCCTGAATTTTCGACAAATCCAGAATATCGTTCAGAATGGTCAGCAGCGCCTCCGAGCTAGTGCCCAGCGTATCGACATAGTCGGCCTGCTCGGCATTGAGCGGCGTCTGGCTCAGCAGGTCAATCATGCCGATGATGCCGTTCATTGGGGTGCGCAGCTCGTGGCTCATATTCGCCAAAAACTGCGTTTTGGCGGCCGAGGCGGCCTCTGCTTCTTCCTTCGCCAGCCGCAGGTCATCCTGAATACGGCGGATTTCGGTAATGTCGCGGGCAATGCCTTCCGTGCCGAAAGGCGTGCGCCGGGCATTAATGAGCACACTTACCGGGTAGCCATCGTGGTGGCGCAGCTGGGTTTCGAAGTTGCGCAGCTCGTTGTTGGTAGCCAGCGCCCGCAGCAGCAGCGGGTGCTGGTCGGGCTGCCAGTAAAAATCCTCAATGCGGCCGCGCAGCACATCGGTTGGGTTGTAGCCCATTACTTCGCGCACCGACGGGCTTAGAATAGTAAAGCGCCCTTCGC
The sequence above is drawn from the Hymenobacter baengnokdamensis genome and encodes:
- a CDS encoding ABC transporter permease, with amino-acid sequence MRIEKTTDQYAQLFDWLQLLNRNVIIFLILIIFVATFNMVATIFIMILERTKMIGILKAVGATDNQIRGMFFFRGVSITLRGLVIGNVIALGFCALQYYFRIIPLDPENYYMDRVPIAWSPAVMVLLNAATLVASVLSVLIPTYMIARIKPMVAIRFD
- a CDS encoding Kelch repeat-containing protein; the protein is MKNFPRLAGRLLALMLVAGSLGLSSCTNSDTTPVLGNWTVGNSFAGTARSNAVSFVINNIAYVGTGIDANSKRYNDFYAYNPKTGSWTQVTPLPATARYNAVAFTAAGKGYVGTGYDGTNSDVNKNYLSDFWQFDPTVNTATTTGTTTITTTGSWKRVADFPMPNGLGRYSAVAASVNDIGYVGCGYDGNFEKDFYQYDPKANTWAPLANGFPGNKRMGALAFTINGQMYVGTGTNNSQYNTDFWAYNPAGGGTWTQKRYLANISTSTDSYDYSAVARAYASSFVIGNLGYVTVGSSSAVKTDCYAYDPTMDTWTATNPFYFTTGGGAGRNSAVSFGIGNYGYVGTGASGSTRFDDFWQFDPSAAQQ
- a CDS encoding DUF4270 family protein, whose translation is MQRSSSIAGSCQLRRWYQWPWVLLLALGLLATGCSQDVSNIGVGLPTANTNTGAYLVDTLTIRSSTVLRDSVVTSNTNSLLVGRYTDPQLGTITAKSFVRLGLTSSFIPDPTAVYDSLTLVLTLDNYRYGDTTKTQSLVEVHRFTDPNNAISATKVSFASPRLTPPPSYSPTLLNYDTIQRKNVAPIARARPTLTSLRLHLDNNLGRQLLAAGQRGQLSTQDALDSYLPGIALTPAPTDDATIIRLSATSSGAGITLYYHLPTDPTTVLSTFFSFAAGNRHFYQVTADRSTAGATSSTNFPQMSLQAVPAALTGQQTFVEGALGLQTRLDFPYLTDIQQYGAHITVTSAQLIAPVPAFSVLQSPFVPAPPPLIVTVADGSNRVQATYLANVPYMSGISSLTGLQQGYYQWSIATYVQQVLNRNVPNNGLLLGSVTSALPDRVVLGSAQNKDSKLQLQLYFITVK
- a CDS encoding PD-(D/E)XK nuclease-like domain-containing protein — protein: MSEQLSPSAARPDLLRVSYDDYRALPAIANSDLSRLRDALDGRPPRLDSGSGALSFGTAFHTALLEPAEYQAGQPGLNDTLVWWLVEGVKLNTELRRLLENGVTERSAVFSEPETGTLCKLRADLVLDQPGLPYTVVDFKTTMARDAEHFRWQCSAYDYDRQAAFYTDALRAERFLLVGVQKVEPFGVFPLEVPPAMLAEGRRKYKHLLQLLRAPGTAPAYRAEAVQAAVTALGL
- a CDS encoding J domain-containing protein; amino-acid sequence: MSDFSALRRQFLPDQAAPQGTASVAQQAFRQAIEAVNALREQLRVLLASQAAARQTYWRQVGPVAVAAVAARRSLYAPLEVALTSGYLTRAEEVQVTELLVHNALSLQERFGEDETEVLARYAPAAVPLSEPPLPAASAAPPELPHEQAAALARARRQQRARAKAEEQLKTRANESHDLLQHTKAAYRQLARLHHPDRAARADATTQQTQTELMQRITAAYAAADLAALLTLLAESEAVGEPGTEAAVLLERYTAALKQQYTQLTQELATAQRPVENAPWSGTEKQQRTRLRQLKRDLRAETDYLALLVRQLHEPAALRQLLRELSARRQNIV
- a CDS encoding MOSC domain-containing protein translates to MAFPFFGDDKSTVARLLATLPQQGRLEWIGLRPARRAALEAVAEAEVITDRHLAGDHASPKAGGKRQITLIQHEHLAAVAGFLGLPGPLAPGRLRRNLVISGLNLLALKGRQIQLGNEVILDITGECHPCSRMEEELGAGGYNAMRGHGGLTAHIAQGGRLRVGDAVLVLPAAEPAQTIKNPQPKAAGFPEL
- a CDS encoding Dps family protein translates to MATKAPAKASVKGVTNLKGAGQPQSNSAVNIQPLLNQQLKAPSPTQRFGTVSQRLPIGLTDEVRLASVNMLNQLLADTISLRDLYKKHHWQVVGPTFYQLHLLYDKHYEEQAELVDTIAERIQILGGVAVAMAADVAETTSIPRPPRDREEAPVQVSRLLEAHQIILKNCHDYAKKADDAGDDGTNDLIVSNVMRTNELQVWFVSEHIVESPLTRAE
- a CDS encoding low affinity iron permease family protein — translated: MADSPQVANRTSFFGRFAEQTTRYSGTTSVFVSAVGIVLVWALSGPLFHYSETWQLVINTGTTIITFLMVFLIQRAQNKDSLVLHLKLNELLAATKGASNRLINAQDFSEEEIRLIHQFYCLLADKAKADNDLGETHSVEEAEDNHHEKLAAHRQ